The proteins below come from a single Streptomyces sp. MRC013 genomic window:
- a CDS encoding HAD-IIA family hydrolase, producing MAERRPIESWLTDMDGVLIHEGVPIPGADAFVRRLRDRGRPFLVLTNNSTYTARDLHARLSRMGLDVPVENIWTSALATARFLDDQRPDGTAYVIGEAGLTTALHDIGYVLTDHDPDYVVLGETRTYGFEALTKAIRLIHGGARFICTNPDETGPSAEGPLPAAGSVAALITKATGRDPYFAGKPNPLMMRTGLNAIGAHSETSAMIGDRMDTDVLAGLEAGMETFLVLTGVTAPADVDRHPFRPSAVVDSIADLVDRV from the coding sequence ATGGCAGAGCGCAGGCCGATCGAATCCTGGCTGACCGACATGGACGGCGTCCTCATCCACGAGGGCGTACCGATCCCCGGCGCCGACGCCTTCGTCCGGAGGCTGCGGGACCGCGGCAGGCCCTTCCTCGTCCTCACCAACAACTCCACCTACACCGCCCGCGACCTGCACGCCCGGCTCTCCCGCATGGGCCTGGACGTGCCCGTGGAGAACATCTGGACGTCGGCGCTCGCCACGGCCCGGTTCCTCGACGACCAGCGGCCCGACGGCACGGCGTACGTCATCGGCGAGGCGGGGCTGACGACGGCGCTGCACGACATCGGGTACGTCCTCACCGACCACGACCCCGACTACGTGGTCCTCGGCGAGACCCGCACGTACGGCTTCGAGGCGCTCACCAAGGCGATCCGCCTCATCCACGGCGGAGCCCGCTTCATCTGCACCAACCCGGACGAGACCGGCCCGTCCGCCGAGGGGCCGCTGCCGGCGGCCGGCTCGGTCGCCGCACTGATCACCAAGGCGACCGGACGCGACCCGTACTTCGCGGGCAAGCCGAACCCGCTGATGATGCGCACCGGCCTGAACGCCATCGGCGCCCACTCCGAGACCAGCGCCATGATCGGCGACCGGATGGACACGGACGTACTGGCCGGCCTGGAGGCCGGGATGGAGACGTTCCTCGTCCTCACCGGGGTCACCGCGCCGGCGGACGTGGACCGCCACCCGTTCCGCCCGTCGGCGGTCGTCGACTCCATCGCCGATCTGGTCGACCGGGTCTGA